In Nocardia asteroides, the following proteins share a genomic window:
- a CDS encoding ABC transporter permease: MTTVLPADLVPGIESEARKVLALRPTRLLLAAPVALALVATLITAVMAGPADPDGQPVTGAATIGLYLGSAAVTVVAALLGIAATGGEYRQRTMALTVLFAPDRDRLVTAKYATTAAFAFLVALAAEVVSVVALLAAARGKAEFGWRLFEVLGAGLLVAMCWAVLGAGIGLLLRTVSGAVWLVLGWAFVLEPLIWMVAKGFGAGGFAAILPVSATVAGVSAGSFADAEVFAPTPAALVVLLLWTTAIGAAGWWDLRRRDL; this comes from the coding sequence ATGACCACTGTGCTGCCCGCCGATCTCGTTCCCGGCATCGAGTCCGAGGCACGCAAGGTGCTGGCCCTGCGCCCGACCCGGCTGCTACTGGCCGCCCCCGTCGCGCTGGCGCTGGTCGCCACGCTGATCACCGCCGTCATGGCGGGTCCGGCGGATCCGGACGGCCAGCCGGTCACCGGCGCCGCGACCATCGGGCTCTATCTCGGCTCGGCCGCGGTGACGGTCGTGGCCGCGCTGCTCGGCATCGCCGCGACCGGCGGCGAGTACCGGCAGCGGACCATGGCGCTGACCGTGCTGTTCGCGCCGGATCGCGACCGGCTGGTCACCGCGAAGTACGCGACCACCGCCGCGTTCGCCTTCCTGGTGGCGCTGGCCGCCGAAGTGGTGAGCGTGGTGGCGCTGCTGGCCGCCGCGCGCGGCAAGGCCGAATTCGGCTGGCGGCTGTTCGAGGTGCTCGGCGCCGGACTGCTGGTGGCGATGTGCTGGGCGGTGCTGGGAGCGGGCATCGGCCTGCTGCTGCGCACCGTGAGCGGCGCGGTGTGGCTGGTGCTGGGCTGGGCGTTCGTGCTCGAACCGCTGATCTGGATGGTGGCCAAGGGATTCGGCGCCGGTGGCTTCGCCGCCATCCTGCCCGTCTCGGCGACCGTCGCCGGGGTCAGCGCCGGTTCCTTCGCCGACGCCGAGGTGTTCGCGCCGACGCCCGCCGCCCTGGTGGTGCTGTTGCTCTGGACCACCGCGATCGGTGCCGCGGGCTGGTGGGACCTGC